From the bacterium genome, one window contains:
- a CDS encoding DJ-1/PfpI family protein, which produces MKLWQLGLMGVSVLMVAGGGFGKEPDVKILAGKKVVMIIAYRDFRDEEFFTPYSALTEAGAEVVVASSHEGKARGMLGKVVDVNRLVGDVAVTNFDAVVFIGGSGAQEYFNNPIAHRLAQDAVFYKKVLGAICIAPETLANAGVLKGKKVTGFASIKPALGKAGALLQNQPVVCDGSLITADGPQSASGFGAAVVEALK; this is translated from the coding sequence ATGAAACTCTGGCAGTTGGGGTTGATGGGTGTGTCGGTGCTTATGGTGGCAGGGGGAGGTTTCGGAAAGGAGCCTGACGTGAAGATACTGGCAGGGAAAAAGGTTGTGATGATCATTGCCTACCGTGATTTCCGTGATGAAGAATTTTTCACCCCGTATTCGGCGCTAACAGAAGCGGGGGCTGAAGTAGTTGTCGCCAGTTCACATGAGGGTAAGGCGAGAGGGATGTTGGGAAAAGTAGTCGATGTAAATCGTCTTGTCGGTGACGTGGCTGTAACAAATTTTGATGCCGTTGTCTTTATTGGTGGTTCCGGGGCGCAAGAATATTTCAACAACCCGATTGCCCATCGGTTGGCACAGGACGCCGTCTTTTACAAGAAAGTGCTTGGGGCCATTTGTATTGCGCCCGAAACACTGGCGAATGCAGGGGTTTTGAAGGGGAAAAAAGTAACCGGCTTTGCATCCATCAAGCCGGCCCTTGGTAAAGCCGGTGCGTTGCTCCAGAATCAACCGGTGGTGTGTGATGGTTCACTCATAACGGCCGATGGCCCGCAATCCGCAAGTGGATTTGGGGCGGCTGTTGTAGAGGCGCTGAAATGA
- a CDS encoding nitroreductase family protein, producing MSVKSVKTFAEIVASRFSCRAYRPDPVPHAAVEQILEAARVAPSACNRQPWRFTVATEPALRTQLLDEGTLPGLGMTWAANAPVILVLGMKKSLITHRMAPLLSKVEYPLLDLGIAGEHAILQATELGLGTCWIGWIRPKEVRRIVGWPSDIMPQALITVGWPAALPQRPSPRLSLAEIVTWR from the coding sequence TTGAGCGTTAAAAGTGTGAAGACCTTTGCAGAGATTGTTGCCAGCCGGTTCAGTTGCCGGGCCTACCGGCCTGACCCGGTGCCCCATGCGGCAGTGGAGCAGATTCTTGAGGCGGCGCGGGTAGCACCTTCCGCCTGCAATCGGCAGCCGTGGCGGTTTACCGTAGCCACGGAGCCGGCGCTCCGTACCCAATTGTTGGACGAAGGGACTCTCCCTGGCTTGGGAATGACGTGGGCGGCAAACGCGCCAGTCATTCTGGTATTGGGCATGAAGAAGTCCCTGATCACGCATCGGATGGCGCCGCTACTCTCGAAAGTGGAGTACCCCCTGCTTGATCTGGGGATAGCGGGCGAACATGCCATTTTGCAGGCGACCGAACTGGGGCTGGGCACCTGCTGGATCGGCTGGATCCGTCCCAAAGAGGTGCGCCGGATTGTAGGCTGGCCCTCGGACATTATGCCCCAAGCCCTGATCACCGTGGGCTGGCCTGCTGCCCTCCCGCAACGGCCTTCCCCGCGCCTTTCTCTTGCTGAGATTGTGACTTGGCGCTAG
- a CDS encoding putative porin encodes MKKVMAGLVLMAGVSGTCLAAESNAPAATPAPASKTWADSITLKGDFRYRYETINDDAKKNADKETYTRQRDRVRARLAAEAKVNDKTKAVIGLSTGGNDPISGNQTLGDGGQKKDMKLDMAYIDYSFLGDATTTEAHAYAGKMKNPFITMNDDLIWDGDLSPEGLAFKGQTGNDVVTAYGNAGYIWIQERDSKDAAQLLAGQGALKFQFIPEVALTVGASYYGFQNMQGYDVIDWEGKNNSYGNSTKKGTVSGTTTNKAWATEFTPVVYFASLDMWVAGVPVSIFAQELSNTDADTLDQGHLYGVSVGKAKRIGTFEAGYSYTELEKDATLGMWTDSDRWGGGTDGKGHKVYAKYQVMKNLQLGAAYFKDDKGIAKGGTDYDRMQLDLVAAF; translated from the coding sequence ATGAAGAAAGTGATGGCGGGATTAGTTTTGATGGCAGGTGTGAGCGGGACGTGCCTGGCGGCGGAAAGCAATGCGCCCGCGGCGACTCCGGCTCCAGCCTCGAAAACCTGGGCGGACTCTATCACCCTCAAGGGCGACTTCCGGTACCGGTACGAGACGATCAACGACGATGCCAAGAAAAATGCGGACAAGGAAACCTATACACGTCAACGCGACCGGGTTCGCGCCAGGCTCGCGGCTGAAGCCAAGGTAAACGATAAAACCAAGGCGGTGATCGGCCTTTCAACTGGGGGGAATGACCCCATTTCAGGCAACCAGACCCTCGGTGACGGCGGACAGAAAAAGGATATGAAGCTGGATATGGCTTATATTGACTATAGCTTCCTGGGTGATGCGACCACGACTGAGGCGCACGCTTACGCTGGCAAAATGAAGAATCCCTTCATCACCATGAATGACGACCTGATCTGGGATGGCGACCTGTCTCCCGAAGGATTGGCGTTCAAAGGCCAGACCGGTAATGACGTGGTTACGGCCTACGGTAACGCCGGGTATATCTGGATTCAGGAACGCGATAGCAAGGATGCGGCTCAACTGTTGGCCGGTCAGGGCGCATTGAAATTCCAGTTCATTCCCGAAGTGGCCCTGACGGTGGGTGCCAGCTACTACGGCTTCCAGAACATGCAGGGATATGACGTGATTGACTGGGAAGGCAAGAACAACAGCTATGGTAACAGCACCAAAAAAGGAACGGTCAGCGGAACGACCACCAACAAGGCATGGGCGACGGAATTCACCCCTGTGGTGTACTTCGCCTCACTTGATATGTGGGTCGCCGGCGTCCCGGTCTCGATCTTCGCCCAGGAGCTCTCCAACACCGATGCCGACACCCTCGATCAAGGCCATCTGTATGGTGTTTCAGTGGGTAAGGCCAAGCGGATTGGCACTTTTGAAGCTGGCTACAGCTATACCGAACTTGAAAAGGATGCCACGCTGGGAATGTGGACGGATTCCGATCGTTGGGGCGGCGGTACCGACGGCAAGGGCCACAAGGTCTATGCCAAGTACCAGGTCATGAAGAACCTCCAGTTGGGTGCGGCTTATTTCAAGGATGATAAAGGAATCGCCAAAGGCGGAACGGATTATGACCGCATGCAGTTGGATCTGGTGGCGGCGTTTTGA
- a CDS encoding flavodoxin family protein yields MAKTILGIVGSYRKNGIIDRLVTEALLSAEASGAVTKKIYLTDAQIEFCTNCRHCMQEPGPERGKCIHDDDMEAILKEWEKCDGLIIGSPVNFYNVTAVTRKFMERLIGFAYWPWGQPSPVMRSKKKDKAAVLITATAMPAIMGHFFTGAPRALKLTVETMGAKPIKTIFAGLAAQQEKSPPSEKAIRQAQAAGRHLAG; encoded by the coding sequence ATGGCCAAAACAATACTTGGGATCGTTGGAAGCTACCGGAAAAACGGAATTATTGATCGGTTGGTGACAGAAGCCCTGTTGAGTGCTGAAGCCTCAGGTGCTGTGACGAAAAAGATTTACCTGACAGATGCGCAGATTGAGTTTTGCACGAACTGCCGACATTGTATGCAGGAGCCCGGGCCGGAACGGGGAAAATGTATTCATGATGATGATATGGAAGCCATTTTGAAAGAATGGGAGAAATGTGACGGACTTATCATTGGCTCTCCCGTAAACTTCTATAATGTGACGGCAGTTACCCGTAAGTTTATGGAGAGACTGATTGGCTTCGCTTACTGGCCCTGGGGTCAGCCCAGTCCCGTGATGAGGAGCAAGAAAAAAGACAAAGCCGCCGTTCTGATTACAGCGACGGCGATGCCCGCCATAATGGGCCATTTTTTCACAGGCGCCCCGCGAGCCCTGAAATTAACGGTAGAGACCATGGGCGCCAAACCTATCAAGACCATTTTTGCTGGTCTCGCTGCGCAACAGGAAAAGTCGCCTCCATCGGAGAAGGCGATACGTCAGGCTCAAGCGGCCGGTCGTCATCTGGCAGGGTGA
- the dapA gene encoding 4-hydroxy-tetrahydrodipicolinate synthase, protein MFTGAYTAIVTPFNKDGSVDYGKLQNLIAMQIASGIDGIVPVGTTGESPTVDVEEHEKIIEVTLAACRGKIKVIAGTGANSTAEALELTRHALNVGADGTLQVTPYYNKPNQEGLYRHFSAVADLGLPVVLYNVPGRSAREIEVATIARLAKHPKIVCVKEAGGSVDRVSQILSACNITVLSGDDSLTLPMMILGAKGVISVASNIAPKPVADLVHAAAAGRWDEARALHMKYYRLFTDLFVDTNPIPIKAAMAMAGMIEETYRLPLCETSEANKKKLAECLKLVGLA, encoded by the coding sequence ATGTTTACAGGTGCTTATACAGCTATTGTCACGCCGTTCAATAAGGACGGGAGTGTGGATTATGGAAAACTGCAGAATCTGATTGCCATGCAAATCGCCAGCGGCATCGATGGCATCGTTCCTGTTGGTACCACCGGGGAATCCCCCACCGTTGACGTTGAGGAGCATGAGAAGATTATTGAAGTCACCCTTGCCGCCTGCCGCGGAAAAATCAAAGTCATTGCCGGCACTGGCGCCAATTCTACTGCCGAGGCGCTTGAGCTGACCCGCCATGCGCTGAACGTCGGTGCTGATGGCACACTTCAGGTGACGCCCTATTACAACAAGCCAAACCAGGAGGGCTTGTATCGTCACTTTTCTGCTGTGGCGGATCTGGGTCTCCCTGTGGTGCTCTATAACGTCCCCGGCCGGTCAGCCCGGGAAATTGAAGTGGCCACCATTGCCCGTCTTGCCAAGCACCCGAAAATTGTTTGCGTGAAGGAAGCCGGCGGTAGCGTAGATCGTGTCAGCCAGATTCTCAGCGCCTGTAACATTACGGTGTTGTCCGGCGACGACTCCCTGACACTCCCGATGATGATCTTAGGCGCCAAGGGAGTGATCAGCGTGGCTTCCAACATTGCCCCAAAACCTGTTGCCGATCTGGTACATGCCGCCGCGGCTGGCCGTTGGGATGAGGCCCGCGCCTTGCATATGAAATACTACCGGCTCTTCACCGATCTGTTTGTTGATACCAATCCCATCCCGATCAAGGCCGCCATGGCCATGGCCGGTATGATTGAAGAGACTTATCGCCTGCCCCTCTGCGAGACCAGCGAAGCCAATAAGAAAAAATTGGCCGAATGCCTGAAACTGGTGGGGCTGGCGTAA
- the pstA gene encoding phosphate ABC transporter permease PstA codes for MHLETRKMLDRSFTASGVLAIVLMTSALLILLAPMFVRGVGAIFFTGTVEHRRLMMEKFERGNRPEIEAEIASARTAREPVFQMMSEFEKQLETMPSAERRKVMPSFKELKKALHALLGPAPGTQRPMLMRDQFGQTRWDRAQVKLARVMFREEWDYSHPERGSVKVMQPRVDDFAGTSLAALFPYLEKNLDRMLLPRKTVYWQFLTDESFDSHFFGGIWPELLGTLYLTVGAMLFAIPMGLIAAIYLTEYAPENAFVSFLRTCISTLAGVPSIVFGLFGLAFFINTLGVSHSKSVLVGSMTLALMILPTVIRASEEAILSVPRTYKEAALSLGAGRWHTVMTIILPAALPGILTGIVISMGRAAGETAPIIFTAAVSVGKPLALWQVFSHPTPALSWNIYNLATEHEAMDEIRHVQYGLVLVLVTLVLLLNLAAILMRARVAKRLRG; via the coding sequence ATGCACCTGGAAACCCGAAAAATGCTGGACCGTTCCTTCACCGCCTCGGGGGTGCTGGCGATTGTGTTGATGACCTCCGCACTACTCATTTTGCTGGCCCCTATGTTTGTCCGTGGCGTGGGTGCCATTTTCTTTACCGGCACAGTGGAACACCGCCGGCTGATGATGGAAAAGTTTGAGCGGGGAAACCGGCCGGAAATCGAAGCGGAAATCGCCTCCGCACGAACCGCGCGGGAACCGGTCTTCCAAATGATGTCAGAGTTTGAAAAACAACTGGAAACCATGCCATCCGCCGAACGGCGAAAAGTCATGCCATCCTTCAAGGAACTTAAGAAAGCACTCCATGCCCTTTTGGGGCCGGCCCCCGGCACTCAGCGTCCGATGCTCATGCGGGATCAATTCGGGCAGACCCGCTGGGACCGGGCCCAGGTCAAACTGGCCCGTGTAATGTTCCGCGAAGAATGGGACTACAGTCATCCTGAACGGGGAAGCGTGAAGGTCATGCAGCCACGGGTCGATGATTTTGCCGGTACCTCTCTGGCGGCCCTCTTCCCGTATCTCGAGAAGAATCTCGACCGTATGCTGCTACCCCGCAAGACGGTGTATTGGCAATTTCTGACAGATGAATCCTTTGACTCGCATTTCTTTGGAGGCATCTGGCCCGAGTTGTTGGGCACATTATATCTGACGGTTGGCGCGATGCTCTTTGCCATCCCCATGGGTTTGATTGCGGCTATCTATTTGACCGAATACGCTCCGGAGAACGCCTTCGTAAGTTTTCTGCGGACCTGCATCAGCACTCTGGCGGGAGTACCAAGTATCGTTTTCGGTCTGTTTGGCCTCGCCTTCTTCATTAACACGTTGGGTGTGTCGCATTCTAAAAGTGTCCTGGTGGGATCCATGACCTTGGCGCTGATGATTCTCCCGACCGTGATTCGTGCCTCGGAGGAGGCCATATTGTCTGTGCCCCGAACCTACAAGGAAGCCGCCCTGAGTCTGGGCGCCGGACGCTGGCACACGGTCATGACGATTATTCTCCCTGCCGCATTACCGGGGATTCTTACTGGCATTGTGATCAGCATGGGCCGCGCGGCCGGGGAAACGGCCCCGATTATTTTTACGGCGGCAGTCAGCGTTGGCAAACCCCTTGCCCTGTGGCAGGTGTTCAGCCATCCGACACCCGCACTTTCCTGGAACATTTATAACCTGGCAACTGAACATGAGGCTATGGATGAGATCCGACATGTCCAGTACGGGCTTGTACTGGTGCTTGTCACGCTGGTGCTCTTGTTAAACTTGGCGGCCATTTTGATGCGGGCCCGGGTTGCTAAGCGGCTGAGAGGATGA
- the sixA gene encoding phosphohistidine phosphatase SixA: protein MKIYLLRHGSAVSVGEQGVCTDEERMLTKEGRECTATVLRRLRKVCKLQQIWTSPLVRARETAEIASEILEPHVQVSTLEHLRAGADPARILRWLKTCTDDSIMLVGHMPDLAMLGSLLTLQVEAEGMALKKSGICCIEFEGQIKEGNGRLMWLVSPSFLSKIEDH from the coding sequence ATGAAAATCTATCTTTTGCGGCATGGAAGTGCTGTCAGCGTCGGTGAACAGGGCGTGTGTACTGATGAGGAGCGGATGCTTACAAAGGAGGGGCGGGAATGTACCGCGACCGTCCTCCGCAGATTGCGTAAGGTGTGTAAGCTGCAGCAGATATGGACGAGTCCGCTCGTCCGGGCACGGGAGACGGCTGAAATTGCCAGTGAGATTCTTGAACCGCATGTGCAGGTCTCAACGTTGGAACACTTGAGGGCAGGGGCGGATCCGGCGAGAATCTTGCGGTGGCTGAAGACCTGTACCGACGATTCAATCATGCTCGTTGGCCATATGCCAGATCTGGCCATGCTTGGATCTTTACTCACTTTGCAGGTGGAGGCGGAGGGGATGGCCCTCAAGAAATCCGGGATCTGTTGTATTGAATTCGAGGGGCAGATCAAAGAGGGAAACGGCCGTCTTATGTGGCTGGTTTCTCCCTCATTTCTTTCAAAGATAGAAGATCACTGA
- a CDS encoding PstC family ABC transporter permease, which translates to MVKSSIQSETAATGREGSSLLLSHRARRQQRLMGFLGSGFLLAITSLSTFAVLFIFYFIARDALPFFQLQGFKQFFTSTHWYPSAAAPEFGSLAIFIGSGLVTLGAALVAVPLGITAAVCLSDVLPFSVRQVVKPVIEILAAIPSVAYGFFALVVFAPLLQERGGHILQVAGWIIGTPLSVLIIVVISDLLTDRLATNLRFWLRWALIASLGVATFWGLWKLSVLLGGITVSSGTNALNVSIILGIMALPTVVSVAEDAIQATGRELREGSYALGATRSETIFRIILPAAGSGIMAAVLLGVMRAVGETMVVWMASGNAAQIPQPWYNMLQPVRTLTATIAGDMGEADQATGSSRFHVLFAMALCLLVFSFICNLVSEWGVRRTRRKVGK; encoded by the coding sequence ATGGTTAAGAGTTCGATCCAATCTGAAACAGCTGCCACCGGGCGTGAGGGCTCATCTCTGTTGTTGAGCCATCGCGCCCGGCGGCAGCAACGTTTGATGGGGTTTCTGGGATCGGGCTTCCTATTGGCCATTACCTCTCTTTCAACGTTTGCGGTATTGTTTATTTTCTATTTTATTGCACGAGATGCCCTGCCTTTTTTCCAATTGCAGGGCTTTAAACAGTTTTTCACCAGCACCCACTGGTATCCCTCGGCGGCGGCCCCGGAATTCGGGTCTCTAGCCATTTTTATTGGAAGCGGTCTGGTGACGCTCGGGGCGGCGCTAGTGGCCGTCCCTCTTGGCATCACGGCCGCAGTATGCCTGAGTGATGTTCTTCCATTTTCAGTAAGGCAAGTGGTCAAGCCGGTGATTGAGATTCTGGCGGCCATTCCCTCGGTCGCCTACGGGTTTTTCGCTCTGGTTGTTTTTGCGCCCCTCCTGCAGGAGCGCGGTGGGCATATTCTCCAGGTAGCGGGCTGGATCATCGGCACACCGTTGTCTGTGCTTATTATCGTTGTGATCAGCGACCTGTTAACGGATCGACTGGCAACGAACCTCCGGTTCTGGTTGCGATGGGCGTTAATAGCCAGTTTGGGCGTGGCTACCTTCTGGGGCCTCTGGAAACTCAGCGTGTTACTGGGTGGAATCACAGTCAGCAGCGGCACCAACGCGCTGAATGTTTCGATCATCTTGGGCATCATGGCCTTGCCTACCGTGGTGAGCGTCGCCGAAGATGCCATTCAGGCCACTGGCCGCGAGCTGCGGGAAGGAAGCTATGCGCTCGGAGCCACGCGATCTGAAACCATATTCAGAATCATTCTTCCGGCGGCGGGCAGCGGCATCATGGCGGCTGTCCTTCTGGGCGTGATGCGGGCCGTAGGCGAAACCATGGTGGTGTGGATGGCCTCGGGTAATGCCGCCCAGATTCCACAACCCTGGTACAACATGCTCCAACCGGTCCGCACCCTTACGGCCACCATCGCAGGAGATATGGGCGAGGCTGACCAGGCCACCGGTTCCTCCCGTTTCCATGTGCTTTTCGCCATGGCGCTCTGCCTTCTGGTGTTTTCGTTTATCTGTAATCTGGTCAGCGAATGGGGTGTACGACGCACCCGCCGGAAAGTGGGGAAATAA
- a CDS encoding HAD-IA family hydrolase, whose translation MRAVIFDMDGVLTDSEPLICAAAMEMFREKGVTVQPEDFHPFVGTGENRYLGGVAEKYGVTMDIEVAKERTYEIYLAMVPKQLEAFPGAVELIRKCRAAGIPCAVASSADRIKIEANLNKIGLPPDTWQAIVTAEDVEKRKPDPAIFLMAAKRLGVIPAKCTVVEDAVNGITAAKAAGMRCVAVASTFPASLLAQADLVRSSISEVALADIS comes from the coding sequence ATGAGAGCAGTAATATTCGATATGGACGGGGTACTGACTGACTCCGAGCCACTGATTTGTGCGGCGGCGATGGAGATGTTCCGGGAAAAGGGTGTGACGGTACAACCTGAGGACTTCCATCCGTTTGTTGGGACGGGTGAAAATCGATATCTTGGGGGCGTGGCGGAAAAATACGGTGTGACAATGGACATTGAGGTGGCTAAGGAACGCACCTATGAGATCTATCTGGCCATGGTGCCCAAGCAACTGGAAGCGTTTCCGGGCGCGGTTGAGCTGATTCGAAAATGCCGGGCGGCTGGGATTCCCTGTGCGGTTGCCTCTAGTGCTGATCGCATCAAGATCGAGGCCAACCTGAACAAGATTGGACTGCCGCCCGATACCTGGCAGGCCATTGTGACGGCGGAAGATGTCGAGAAGCGGAAACCCGACCCCGCAATCTTTCTGATGGCGGCCAAGCGGCTTGGGGTGATTCCGGCGAAATGCACGGTAGTTGAAGATGCGGTCAACGGGATTACCGCTGCAAAAGCAGCCGGGATGCGCTGTGTGGCAGTGGCTTCTACCTTCCCTGCGAGTCTGCTGGCCCAGGCGGATCTCGTTCGTTCCTCCATTAGTGAGGTTGCGTTAGCGGATATCAGTTGA
- a CDS encoding radical SAM protein, with protein sequence MLLKDLTAVELHAALAPWGVSLHLARQLQAAAVRRDEIPERLHAVSPKLLDRVRAEVRLPRLITRSKVVSPQDGFSKYLFEGDGPESFEAVRIPILHRPDDPKYIVCVSSQAGCAMGCSFCATGQQGFKRNLAAWEIVDQVIRIQADSEHPVRGVVFMGMGEPLLNYEAVIRAARILSEPCGMAISGKAISISTAGVVPGIRRFTADRLPFRLVVSLTSADPGRRRELMPVEVLYPLPELIVAVREYHLATGLRVTLAWTMIAGFNTRPEDAIQLAEFTRGLPLTLDLIDVNDATGRFLPPSPHELAGFRDALRLHLKMPVARRYSGGQDIHAACGMLAGSIGVNGYSNESGIP encoded by the coding sequence ATTCTCCTTAAAGATCTGACGGCTGTGGAGTTGCACGCTGCATTGGCGCCATGGGGGGTGTCGCTTCATTTGGCGCGGCAGCTCCAGGCGGCGGCGGTGCGACGTGACGAAATCCCGGAACGACTCCATGCGGTTTCGCCCAAACTACTGGACCGGGTCAGGGCAGAGGTGAGATTGCCCCGCTTGATTACGCGCAGTAAGGTGGTCTCGCCTCAGGATGGGTTCTCGAAATACCTGTTTGAGGGAGATGGTCCCGAGTCATTTGAAGCGGTTCGCATTCCGATCCTCCATCGCCCCGATGACCCAAAATATATCGTCTGCGTGAGTTCCCAGGCAGGTTGTGCCATGGGCTGCTCATTTTGTGCGACGGGTCAACAGGGGTTTAAGCGAAATCTGGCTGCCTGGGAAATTGTTGATCAGGTAATCCGTATTCAGGCCGATTCCGAACATCCGGTTCGTGGAGTGGTGTTTATGGGGATGGGCGAGCCACTCCTCAATTACGAGGCCGTCATCCGGGCGGCCCGGATCCTCTCGGAGCCCTGTGGCATGGCGATTTCGGGGAAGGCGATCAGCATTTCCACCGCCGGGGTCGTGCCGGGGATCCGACGTTTCACGGCTGACCGGTTGCCATTCCGTTTGGTGGTGTCGCTGACCAGTGCGGATCCCGGACGGCGGCGCGAACTGATGCCCGTCGAGGTGCTCTATCCGCTGCCTGAGCTGATAGTGGCCGTTCGTGAATATCATCTTGCCACAGGACTCAGGGTCACGCTGGCCTGGACGATGATTGCGGGCTTCAATACCCGGCCGGAAGACGCGATACAGTTGGCCGAGTTTACCCGGGGTTTGCCACTTACACTCGATTTGATCGATGTGAATGACGCCACCGGCCGATTCCTTCCGCCTTCTCCGCATGAACTGGCTGGCTTTCGGGACGCTCTGCGATTGCATCTCAAAATGCCGGTAGCTCGCCGGTATAGCGGAGGACAGGATATTCATGCTGCTTGTGGGATGCTCGCGGGGAGCATTGGGGTTAATGGTTATTCGAATGAATCAGGGATTCCCTGA
- a CDS encoding CHAD domain-containing protein: MQTNVNKSRSDSVEATARRILNAQLLLMEANAERAARIHSVKAVHDLRVAIRRFRVALRVFGDLMPHTVVKRLRRRFQWLSHQLSPIRDAQVWHGWLARTVGRRKAPLPAELHQCVKEAETACLEQVQTLDQVLKGAPFRVTRKCCQRLRCDRSARPFLAGKLHRAYERLCRAGVSLVDAKGEKVHTLRRRCRRLRYLSEFAEPMLGRSVHKLTHHLKHVSTALGERHDAEVQLRILNDMERPPEDLCKMVTRRKHEARTKFTKAWRKLMASHFRQRVLAELQAAKQEGTGI, encoded by the coding sequence ATGCAGACCAACGTGAATAAAAGCCGCTCAGATTCTGTCGAGGCCACGGCCCGACGAATCCTGAATGCGCAATTACTATTGATGGAGGCTAATGCTGAGCGCGCTGCCCGGATACACAGTGTTAAAGCCGTCCATGACCTGCGGGTGGCGATCCGGCGTTTCCGTGTCGCTTTACGCGTCTTTGGCGATCTGATGCCGCATACGGTGGTGAAGCGGCTCCGGCGGCGGTTTCAATGGTTGAGCCATCAATTGAGCCCGATCCGGGACGCCCAGGTTTGGCATGGTTGGTTGGCGCGAACCGTGGGGCGGAGAAAAGCGCCACTTCCCGCGGAATTGCATCAATGTGTGAAGGAGGCGGAGACAGCCTGTCTAGAACAAGTCCAGACCCTTGATCAGGTCTTGAAGGGGGCGCCTTTCAGGGTAACTCGAAAATGTTGTCAGCGGCTACGCTGCGATCGGTCTGCCCGCCCTTTTCTGGCGGGAAAGTTGCATCGGGCGTATGAGCGCCTTTGTCGGGCCGGAGTGTCACTTGTTGACGCAAAGGGGGAGAAGGTCCATACCCTGCGTCGCCGTTGCCGGCGCCTCAGATACCTATCGGAATTCGCTGAGCCCATGTTAGGCAGGTCTGTTCACAAACTGACCCACCATCTAAAGCACGTATCCACTGCGCTTGGTGAACGGCATGATGCGGAAGTCCAGTTACGGATATTGAATGACATGGAAAGGCCGCCCGAAGATCTTTGCAAGATGGTGACCCGCCGGAAACACGAAGCGCGAACTAAGTTTACTAAGGCCTGGAGGAAGCTTATGGCTTCGCATTTCAGGCAGCGCGTTCTGGCGGAATTGCAGGCAGCAAAGCAAGAAGGGACGGGAATATGA
- a CDS encoding phosphate ABC transporter substrate-binding protein: MKKINKVMTMMAVVGMGLGAAMAGDANSIVVDGSTTVGPVAKAFAEYYMGKHQGVNITVSESGSGNGAKSLINAACDVATMSRPMKNSEKKAAQEAGVLAIENVVALDGLAVIVHPSNSRGNLTIEQIRDIYTGKITNWKELGGKDQKIVVISRDTNSGTYESFNTLVLMDAKLMGGAEYVGSGGAIRQRVLSTEAAIGYVGLAFTEGVKTLQVNGITPTPETVIAKTYPIARPLYMYTNGRPKEGTALYDFVNLCKTEEGRRIIEDTGYVPVK, from the coding sequence ATGAAAAAGATTAATAAAGTGATGACGATGATGGCGGTGGTGGGAATGGGTCTCGGGGCGGCGATGGCCGGAGACGCTAATTCGATTGTGGTGGACGGCTCAACTACAGTTGGACCGGTGGCAAAGGCGTTTGCCGAGTACTACATGGGCAAACATCAGGGGGTGAACATTACAGTGAGCGAATCCGGTAGCGGGAATGGGGCCAAGAGCCTGATTAACGCAGCCTGTGACGTTGCCACGATGTCACGCCCCATGAAAAACTCGGAGAAAAAGGCCGCACAGGAAGCCGGCGTGCTCGCGATTGAGAATGTCGTGGCGCTGGACGGTCTGGCGGTCATCGTACATCCCTCGAACTCTCGCGGCAATCTCACCATTGAGCAAATCAGGGATATCTACACGGGAAAGATCACCAACTGGAAAGAGCTTGGCGGAAAGGATCAGAAGATCGTGGTCATCAGCCGTGACACCAACAGCGGCACCTACGAAAGCTTCAACACCCTGGTGCTGATGGATGCCAAACTGATGGGGGGAGCGGAATATGTTGGCAGCGGTGGCGCCATTCGCCAGCGCGTTCTGAGCACCGAAGCAGCCATCGGCTATGTCGGGCTTGCCTTCACGGAGGGGGTTAAGACGTTGCAGGTCAACGGCATCACCCCTACACCCGAAACGGTGATCGCAAAAACGTATCCGATTGCCCGCCCGCTGTACATGTACACGAACGGTCGGCCGAAAGAGGGAACAGCCCTGTATGACTTCGTGAACCTGTGCAAGACCGAAGAAGGCAGGCGGATCATCGAAGATACCGGTTATGTTCCGGTGAAGTAG